A single genomic interval of Bradyrhizobium japonicum USDA 6 harbors:
- a CDS encoding peptide deformylase: MTIRPLLRYPDRRLAMPAHTVTAFGGALRELAADLLDTMRAAPGIGITAPHIGVPLRVVVLELDAKAGPQTYVNPEIEWASPEMILHREASVSMPGVNDEVQRHARVRISYQDVDGNMHNEESGDLRAVCHQHEIDQLDGMFWIQRLSRLKRERLIKRFEKMARG; encoded by the coding sequence ATGACCATTCGCCCCCTCCTCCGCTATCCCGACCGCCGGCTCGCGATGCCGGCCCATACCGTCACCGCATTCGGCGGCGCCTTGCGCGAGCTTGCAGCGGATCTGCTCGACACCATGCGCGCCGCGCCCGGGATCGGCATCACGGCGCCGCATATCGGCGTGCCCTTGCGCGTCGTCGTGCTCGAGCTCGACGCCAAGGCGGGCCCGCAGACCTACGTCAATCCGGAAATCGAATGGGCCTCGCCGGAGATGATCCTGCATCGCGAAGCCAGCGTCTCGATGCCCGGCGTCAACGACGAGGTGCAGCGCCACGCGCGGGTGCGGATCAGCTATCAGGATGTTGACGGCAACATGCACAACGAGGAGTCGGGCGACTTGCGCGCGGTGTGCCACCAGCACGAGATCGATCAGCTCGACGGGATGTTCTGGATCCAGCGGCTGTCGCGCCTGAAGCGGGAGCGATTGATCAAGCGGTTCGAGAAGATGGCGCGCGGGTGA
- a CDS encoding ArsR/SmtB family transcription factor, which produces MHVFEVLADPVRRRILELLAPGEMASGEVVEVIGAEFGITQAAVSQHLKVLRESGFATVRAEAQRRLYSVDVAGLRSVDAWIGQFRNFWEPKLDALATEIARGKRERRHAPMTKRSGKRA; this is translated from the coding sequence ATGCACGTCTTCGAGGTCCTCGCCGATCCCGTGCGCCGTCGCATCCTCGAGCTGCTCGCCCCGGGGGAGATGGCGTCCGGTGAGGTCGTTGAAGTGATCGGGGCCGAGTTCGGGATCACGCAGGCGGCCGTGTCGCAGCATCTCAAGGTGCTGCGCGAGAGCGGCTTTGCGACGGTTCGGGCGGAGGCGCAAAGACGGCTCTATTCGGTCGACGTTGCGGGGCTTCGGTCGGTGGATGCGTGGATCGGTCAGTTCAGGAATTTCTGGGAGCCGAAGCTGGACGCGCTGGCGACGGAGATCGCGCGCGGCAAACGGGAGCGCCGTCACGCGCCGATGACCAAACGGAGCGGGAAGAGGGCGTGA
- a CDS encoding L-dopachrome tautomerase-related protein codes for MTSKASSASGGPLATDRSIGTIEPVFEFYDAMPTGVSVAADGRIFINFPRWGDDVPFTVGEIRNGQVVPYPDAPTNIFDPARPGETLGSVQSVVVDAANRLWILDTAAPGFSSPVAGGAKLVAADLATNKVVKTIVLPSSTVLPTTYINDVRFDLRRGKAGIAYITDSSISGPGGIIVVDLDSGESWRKLTGHKSTSPDPAFIPVVEGERLAAREKGKPPAPFSVASDGIAISADGTTLYYCPLSSRHLYSVPTALLLDRHASEAAIAEAVVDLGEKGASDGLEADDKGRIYAGDYERNSVRQRQADGEWKTIAHDPRILWPDTLSVASDGYLYFTANQLHRQAQFHEGQDQRVKPYTLFRVRIDAGPVLLK; via the coding sequence ATGACCTCGAAAGCTTCATCGGCGTCCGGCGGGCCGCTCGCCACCGATCGCTCAATCGGGACGATCGAGCCGGTCTTTGAATTCTACGATGCTATGCCAACCGGTGTGTCCGTCGCTGCCGACGGCCGCATCTTCATCAATTTTCCCCGATGGGGCGACGACGTGCCGTTCACGGTCGGAGAGATCCGCAACGGCCAGGTCGTCCCCTATCCGGATGCGCCCACCAACATCTTCGATCCGGCGCGGCCTGGAGAAACCCTTGGCAGCGTGCAGAGCGTCGTCGTCGATGCGGCGAACCGCCTCTGGATTCTAGACACGGCAGCGCCGGGTTTTTCGTCGCCCGTGGCGGGCGGCGCAAAGCTTGTCGCGGCGGACCTGGCCACGAACAAGGTGGTGAAGACCATCGTGCTGCCGTCCTCGACCGTCTTGCCGACGACTTATATCAACGATGTACGCTTCGACCTGCGCCGGGGCAAAGCCGGCATTGCCTACATTACGGATTCATCGATCAGCGGACCGGGCGGCATTATTGTCGTCGATCTCGATAGCGGTGAAAGCTGGAGGAAATTGACCGGGCACAAATCGACCTCGCCGGATCCGGCTTTTATTCCCGTCGTGGAAGGCGAGCGACTGGCGGCTCGTGAGAAAGGGAAGCCTCCGGCCCCCTTCAGCGTCGCCTCCGACGGCATCGCCATTTCCGCTGACGGCACGACGCTCTACTACTGCCCCCTATCGAGCCGACATTTGTATTCGGTGCCGACAGCTCTTCTGCTCGACCGGCACGCGTCGGAGGCCGCCATTGCGGAGGCGGTCGTCGATCTCGGCGAAAAGGGAGCATCGGATGGCCTCGAGGCCGACGACAAGGGCCGCATCTATGCCGGTGACTACGAGCGCAACAGCGTTCGCCAGCGTCAAGCCGATGGTGAGTGGAAGACCATCGCGCATGATCCACGGATATTGTGGCCCGACACGCTGTCTGTTGCTTCGGACGGTTACCTGTACTTCACCGCCAACCAGCTCCATCGGCAGGCACAGTTCCACGAAGGGCAGGACCAGCGCGTGAAGCCGTACACGCTCTTCCGCGTCAGGATCGACGCGGGACCAGTCCTGCTGAAGTGA
- a CDS encoding serine hydrolase domain-containing protein, giving the protein MSAATAPNQQPATATETDPEALGWMKGFPPSPDRTITFQNGSFRNFPELRWAWSNVRQLVPTVNVWRGAGPASVLPREDHDIGAVASTTLDGRPMTFAKMLEETYADGIAVLHRGKLIYERYFGALKPHKPHIAMSVTKSFTGVLAGILVTEGKIDPQAPVTDYVPELKASAFGDARVHEVMDMTTGLEYTEVYTDKNSHVWGLRRANGMAPIPPDYDGATNIFDFLVGQKKQGEHGKAFAYKTVNTDVLAWICRRASGMTLSDLLSERIWTPMGAEEDAHYHVDRIGTESGGGGLSTTLRDLARFGETMRNHGRFNGRQIVPSQVVEDIARGGDPEKFKPAGYTTLPGASYRNQWWVTHNTHGAYMARGVHGQGIYVDPKAEMVIARYASHPVAGNAANDPVTLPAYMALAKQLMVGG; this is encoded by the coding sequence ATGTCCGCTGCAACCGCCCCCAACCAACAGCCCGCGACCGCCACCGAGACCGACCCCGAAGCGCTCGGCTGGATGAAGGGCTTCCCGCCATCTCCCGACCGCACCATCACCTTCCAGAACGGCTCGTTCCGCAATTTCCCCGAATTGCGCTGGGCCTGGAGCAACGTCCGCCAGCTGGTGCCGACGGTGAATGTCTGGCGCGGGGCAGGGCCTGCGTCCGTGTTGCCGCGGGAAGACCACGACATCGGCGCGGTCGCCTCGACCACCCTGGACGGCCGGCCCATGACGTTCGCGAAGATGCTGGAGGAGACTTATGCCGACGGCATCGCCGTGCTGCATCGGGGCAAGCTGATCTATGAGCGCTATTTCGGCGCGCTGAAGCCGCACAAGCCGCATATCGCGATGTCGGTGACGAAATCCTTCACCGGCGTGCTGGCCGGCATTCTGGTCACCGAGGGCAAGATCGATCCGCAGGCGCCCGTCACGGATTATGTACCGGAGTTGAAGGCCAGCGCGTTCGGCGATGCGCGCGTGCACGAGGTCATGGATATGACCACGGGGCTCGAATACACCGAAGTCTATACCGACAAGAACTCCCACGTGTGGGGCTTGCGGCGCGCCAACGGCATGGCGCCGATTCCGCCTGACTATGACGGTGCGACCAATATCTTCGATTTCCTCGTCGGGCAGAAGAAGCAGGGCGAGCACGGCAAGGCCTTTGCCTACAAGACCGTCAACACCGACGTGCTCGCCTGGATCTGCCGGCGCGCCAGCGGCATGACCTTGTCCGACCTTCTCTCCGAGCGCATCTGGACGCCGATGGGCGCGGAGGAGGACGCGCATTATCACGTCGATCGCATCGGCACCGAGAGCGGCGGTGGCGGCCTCTCGACCACGTTGCGCGATCTCGCCCGCTTCGGCGAGACCATGCGCAATCATGGCCGCTTCAACGGCCGCCAGATCGTCCCGTCACAGGTGGTCGAGGACATCGCGCGCGGCGGCGATCCCGAGAAGTTCAAGCCGGCCGGCTACACCACGCTGCCCGGCGCGTCCTATCGCAACCAATGGTGGGTCACGCACAACACCCACGGCGCCTATATGGCGCGCGGCGTTCATGGCCAGGGCATCTACGTCGATCCCAAGGCCGAGATGGTGATTGCGCGCTACGCATCGCACCCCGTAGCGGGCAACGCCGCCAACGACCCCGTGACGCTGCCGGCCTATATGGCGCTGGCGAAGCAGCTGATGGTCGGCGGCTAG
- a CDS encoding LysR family transcriptional regulator — MKQNFTVRQGALDGVEAFLRVAQYRSFRRAAAELGVTPSAISQAVRALEARVGAALFIRTTRSVGLTEAGARFLSRAKPAFEELVAASEVARDLGQRPTGLLRLTVPRAVVPILLEPLIASFCQAYPEVEVEIAAGEELVDLAAKGFDAGVRMGQFIATDMVAVRLTPPFPFVVVGSPDYLRRHRQPERIDDLRQHACLRIRRSNGSIAPWSLVDGNKTVEAIVSGPLIAHDFPTMLGAAVEGMGLAQVPAPIATSLVKTGKLVQVLKSFAPMAPGVFLYYPSRHQTMPKLRAFIDHVKGRQVAAGKTRVHVDDKRTRGTKTR; from the coding sequence ATGAAGCAGAACTTCACAGTCAGACAAGGCGCTCTCGATGGCGTGGAAGCGTTCCTGCGCGTCGCCCAGTACCGCAGTTTCCGCCGGGCGGCCGCGGAGCTCGGGGTCACGCCATCGGCCATCAGCCAGGCGGTCCGTGCGCTCGAGGCGCGTGTCGGCGCAGCCTTGTTCATACGCACAACACGCAGTGTCGGCCTCACCGAGGCCGGCGCGCGGTTCCTCTCGCGCGCAAAGCCCGCTTTCGAGGAGCTCGTCGCCGCAAGCGAGGTTGCGCGCGATCTTGGACAGCGTCCGACTGGACTGTTGCGCCTCACCGTGCCGCGCGCGGTGGTACCGATCCTGCTGGAGCCGCTGATCGCATCCTTCTGCCAGGCCTATCCCGAGGTCGAGGTGGAGATCGCCGCCGGCGAGGAATTGGTCGACCTCGCGGCCAAGGGGTTTGATGCCGGCGTCCGGATGGGCCAGTTCATCGCCACCGACATGGTCGCGGTCCGGCTGACGCCCCCTTTCCCGTTCGTGGTCGTCGGCAGCCCCGACTATCTACGCCGGCACCGACAGCCCGAGCGTATCGACGACCTGCGTCAGCACGCATGCCTGCGCATTCGCCGCAGCAACGGATCGATCGCACCCTGGTCTCTTGTCGATGGCAACAAGACGGTCGAAGCGATCGTCTCGGGGCCGCTGATTGCCCACGACTTTCCCACCATGCTCGGCGCCGCCGTGGAAGGCATGGGACTTGCGCAAGTGCCCGCACCGATCGCCACCAGCCTGGTGAAGACGGGAAAGCTCGTACAGGTCCTGAAGTCCTTCGCGCCAATGGCGCCGGGCGTGTTTCTCTACTATCCGAGCCGGCATCAAACGATGCCGAAACTGAGAGCCTTCATCGATCACGTGAAGGGCCGCCAGGTCGCTGCCGGCAAAACGCGCGTTCACGTCGATGACAAGCGAACGCGCGGGACGAAGACGCGCTGA
- a CDS encoding AraC family transcriptional regulator, with protein MKAALQNYQDRMRRVLDHIDRHLDSDLDLETLSSVAAFSKFHFHRQFTATFGLSVHRYVQLARMKRASYLLAYSDALDVTDIAMDAGYDAPDAFARAFRQRFGQSPSSFRNSPDWELWLVAFGPLDNARSKLMKTFTTDDVTIRDVPSTKVAIMEHRGDPATLGDTIRRFIAWRKKAGLHPRTSPTFNVWRSERRPSSPAAYSTDLCVGTDQPIEANGEEIKAGEIPGGRCAVLRGVGYTDNLEPAALYLYRDWLPASGEEARDFPIYCQRLSFFPEVPEHETVADVFLPLK; from the coding sequence ATGAAGGCGGCGCTGCAAAACTATCAGGACCGGATGCGGCGGGTGCTGGACCATATCGACCGGCATCTCGACAGCGATCTGGACCTGGAAACGCTGAGCAGCGTTGCGGCCTTCTCGAAATTTCATTTCCACCGGCAGTTCACGGCGACCTTCGGGTTGTCCGTGCATCGTTATGTCCAGCTGGCCCGTATGAAGCGCGCTTCCTACCTGCTGGCCTACAGTGACGCCCTTGACGTCACCGACATCGCGATGGACGCCGGTTACGACGCACCGGACGCCTTTGCCCGCGCCTTTCGACAACGGTTCGGGCAATCGCCGTCGTCGTTCCGCAACTCTCCCGACTGGGAGCTGTGGCTTGTGGCCTTCGGGCCTCTCGACAACGCGAGGAGCAAGCTCATGAAGACTTTTACCACTGACGACGTGACGATACGCGACGTGCCCTCCACGAAAGTCGCGATCATGGAGCATCGGGGCGACCCGGCGACGCTCGGCGATACCATCCGGCGGTTCATCGCGTGGCGCAAGAAAGCCGGCCTGCACCCCAGGACAAGTCCGACCTTCAATGTCTGGCGGTCCGAACGGCGTCCTTCCTCGCCCGCCGCTTACAGCACGGACCTCTGTGTCGGGACCGACCAGCCGATCGAGGCGAATGGCGAAGAGATCAAGGCCGGCGAGATCCCTGGCGGACGCTGCGCGGTGCTGCGGGGCGTCGGCTACACCGACAATCTGGAGCCCGCCGCGCTCTATCTCTATCGCGACTGGCTTCCGGCCAGCGGCGAGGAAGCACGCGACTTCCCGATCTATTGCCAGCGGCTGAGCTTCTTCCCGGAGGTGCCGGAGCATGAGACGGTTGCGGACGTCTTTCTGCCGCTGAAATAG
- a CDS encoding GlcG/HbpS family heme-binding protein encodes MSSQPLTHSKRQLTYAAAAIAIEAAVAKSREIAAPECIAIVDAGGNLLAFARVDAAAVLARDPAIAKAATSASIGAPTGGIPFEFGANLAFASHGGIANLGGGFPIVFRGDVVGAIGVGSGTTEQDIAVAEAGRDAILAALTAAA; translated from the coding sequence ATGTCAAGCCAGCCCCTCACTCACAGCAAGCGGCAACTCACATATGCGGCGGCCGCGATCGCAATCGAGGCCGCAGTCGCGAAATCCAGGGAGATCGCTGCCCCGGAATGCATTGCTATCGTCGATGCGGGGGGCAATCTCCTGGCGTTCGCCCGCGTCGATGCCGCCGCCGTTCTTGCCCGCGACCCGGCGATTGCCAAGGCCGCAACCAGCGCATCGATCGGCGCCCCGACCGGCGGAATCCCGTTCGAGTTCGGCGCGAATCTGGCATTCGCCAGTCACGGCGGCATCGCCAATCTCGGTGGCGGCTTTCCGATCGTCTTTCGCGGTGACGTGGTGGGAGCGATCGGCGTCGGATCCGGAACCACTGAACAGGATATTGCAGTCGCCGAGGCCGGACGGGACGCGATATTGGCGGCGCTCACGGCTGCGGCATGA
- a CDS encoding membrane protein, giving the protein MTHHQLDLVRADREQWLKFYYFIRAAFSVAWVVAAFAVGPSSAAIAGALLVLYPAWDAAANFVDALRSGGLAQNRTQALNVLVSLATTVAVLVTLQMSMNLVLAVFGAWAILSGLLQLGTAIRRWKSFGAQWAMVLSGGQSALAGGFFIFQATKPMSPTIANVAGYAAVGAVYFLVSAVWLTVTEWRQRARRAQLGA; this is encoded by the coding sequence GTGACGCATCATCAATTGGATCTCGTTCGGGCCGACCGCGAGCAATGGCTGAAGTTCTACTACTTCATCCGGGCGGCGTTCTCCGTCGCCTGGGTCGTTGCCGCGTTTGCCGTCGGGCCGTCATCCGCGGCGATCGCAGGAGCCTTGCTCGTGCTCTATCCGGCATGGGACGCCGCGGCCAACTTCGTCGACGCCTTGCGCAGTGGCGGGCTCGCTCAAAATCGCACCCAGGCGCTGAACGTTCTGGTCAGCCTGGCGACCACCGTCGCGGTGCTCGTCACCTTGCAGATGAGCATGAACCTCGTGCTTGCCGTGTTCGGAGCATGGGCGATCCTGTCCGGCCTGCTCCAACTGGGGACGGCCATCCGGCGCTGGAAGAGTTTTGGCGCGCAATGGGCCATGGTGCTCAGCGGTGGCCAGTCCGCCCTGGCCGGCGGGTTCTTCATCTTTCAAGCCACGAAGCCGATGTCTCCGACGATCGCGAATGTCGCGGGCTACGCTGCAGTGGGCGCGGTCTACTTCCTGGTCTCGGCGGTATGGTTGACCGTGACCGAGTGGCGTCAGCGCGCTAGGCGAGCCCAATTGGGGGCGTGA
- a CDS encoding TetR/AcrR family transcriptional regulator encodes MTNASSTADDILACARTLIIAGGYNGFSYADVADVVGIRKPSIHHHFASKVDLVRTLVSRYRAEAEAGLTALERNVADPREQLKSYVEYWEACINDATAPFCVCALLACELPILPEEVALEVRAYFRLLASWLTSVMERGKRKGQLHLSSAAKIEAESFMATIHGAMLSARAYGDPKMFGVITTPLLDRLSARH; translated from the coding sequence ATGACCAACGCCTCCTCGACGGCCGACGACATCCTGGCCTGCGCGCGCACCCTGATCATCGCGGGCGGCTATAACGGCTTCAGCTACGCCGACGTGGCGGACGTCGTCGGCATCCGCAAGCCGAGCATCCACCACCATTTCGCCAGCAAGGTCGATCTGGTCCGAACCCTCGTGTCGCGCTATCGCGCGGAAGCCGAGGCGGGACTGACCGCGCTCGAACGTAATGTCGCCGACCCCCGCGAGCAGCTCAAAAGCTATGTCGAGTACTGGGAGGCGTGCATCAACGATGCGACGGCGCCCTTCTGCGTGTGTGCGCTGCTGGCCTGCGAGCTTCCGATCCTGCCGGAGGAGGTGGCGCTTGAAGTCCGCGCGTATTTCCGTTTGCTGGCGTCGTGGCTGACCTCGGTGATGGAGCGCGGCAAGCGGAAGGGGCAGCTGCATCTCTCCAGCGCAGCGAAGATCGAGGCGGAAAGCTTCATGGCGACCATTCACGGCGCGATGCTGTCGGCGCGTGCCTATGGCGATCCAAAGATGTTCGGTGTGATCACCACCCCGCTGCTGGATCGGTTGTCCGCGAGGCACTGA
- a CDS encoding Vps62-related protein, whose protein sequence is MAWPTLAELVSNFAPILHLDKDEVNLPSSTDWYIGQVGYQAAGGIYSGPGQWNWGTAEQSSPDDYLVAPQAIWASLMKGYLPTATSYVHVLPVDDRTDMVDLQYWLFYPYNGQETFEVTGWTGSTGQALMPLSIHWGDWECVTVRVNIDQQVVGVFFSQHSGGQWCSPNDGFLSLSGTHPNVYVASGSHANYPASSNSTYEIGGVDVWDVRFAVADYARGGGPTVNLVTPNPPVVIQNDAQAILPTPVTPPPWLAFKGRWGQPIEPTLTDAEIGSLVAAAANGMQLNVLVEEAVQYVAGSTTLQAWLSEVILPIAKGDLTGPTGPSQKGSWAVTPTFLPFGTDAPIASSVSLVPVALATMPGSQILCIGMGNPLPPMMSAWSFDQGKWSSAKSPTMAPFGGLAACATPSGGLALLGLGKTSLLAFISSSGASGGPWSAAGLWPAPPATTGASIGQFNGAWYIAWGGADGTIQYLSTTDWVHFGPPQSVMLPGENGPVPATIAGGALVAPAVESCGGALVIVAPIAGLEKGMPTVLGAYVSSDGSNWTGPNLLPSMSLCSDTSGALAGGPNGTLYCFYADSNKKVRYSVTSDGADWSDSGTIAGAFTQRTPSVIPWQAGFLVVHPGKSSPTVYWNSATFE, encoded by the coding sequence ATGGCCTGGCCTACGCTTGCCGAACTCGTCTCGAACTTCGCGCCGATCCTTCATCTCGACAAGGACGAGGTCAATCTGCCCTCGTCGACCGACTGGTACATCGGCCAGGTCGGCTACCAGGCCGCCGGCGGCATCTATTCCGGCCCGGGTCAGTGGAATTGGGGGACCGCCGAGCAGAGCAGCCCCGACGACTATCTGGTCGCGCCGCAGGCGATATGGGCCTCGCTGATGAAGGGCTATCTCCCCACCGCCACCAGCTATGTCCACGTCCTGCCGGTCGATGACCGCACCGACATGGTCGATCTCCAGTACTGGCTGTTCTATCCCTATAACGGGCAGGAGACCTTCGAGGTCACCGGCTGGACCGGCAGTACCGGTCAGGCGCTGATGCCGCTCTCGATCCATTGGGGCGACTGGGAATGCGTCACGGTGCGCGTCAATATCGACCAGCAGGTCGTCGGCGTGTTCTTCTCGCAGCATTCGGGCGGACAATGGTGCTCGCCGAACGACGGCTTTCTGTCGCTCAGCGGTACGCACCCGAACGTCTATGTCGCGAGCGGGTCGCATGCCAACTATCCGGCCTCGAGCAACAGCACCTACGAGATCGGCGGCGTCGATGTGTGGGACGTGCGCTTCGCGGTGGCCGACTACGCGCGCGGCGGCGGTCCGACCGTCAATCTGGTCACGCCCAATCCGCCGGTCGTGATCCAGAACGATGCGCAGGCGATCCTTCCCACGCCCGTGACCCCGCCACCCTGGCTCGCCTTTAAGGGCCGCTGGGGACAACCGATCGAGCCCACGCTGACCGACGCAGAGATCGGCTCATTGGTCGCCGCCGCCGCCAACGGCATGCAACTGAATGTGCTGGTCGAGGAGGCCGTGCAGTACGTCGCAGGCTCGACGACGCTGCAGGCCTGGCTCTCGGAAGTGATCCTGCCGATCGCGAAGGGCGATCTGACCGGCCCAACGGGACCATCGCAGAAGGGCTCCTGGGCCGTCACGCCGACTTTCCTGCCGTTCGGCACCGACGCGCCGATCGCTTCGAGCGTCAGTCTCGTTCCGGTGGCGCTGGCGACGATGCCGGGATCGCAAATCCTCTGCATCGGAATGGGGAATCCCTTGCCACCGATGATGAGTGCGTGGAGCTTCGACCAGGGTAAATGGTCCAGTGCGAAGTCGCCTACCATGGCCCCGTTCGGCGGACTGGCCGCCTGCGCGACGCCCTCGGGCGGACTGGCGCTGCTCGGTCTGGGCAAGACCAGCCTTCTCGCCTTCATCTCGTCCTCTGGGGCGTCCGGAGGGCCGTGGAGCGCAGCGGGGCTCTGGCCCGCACCGCCGGCCACGACCGGGGCCAGCATCGGCCAGTTCAACGGCGCCTGGTATATTGCCTGGGGCGGCGCTGACGGGACGATCCAGTATCTCAGCACGACCGACTGGGTGCACTTCGGGCCTCCGCAAAGCGTGATGCTCCCCGGCGAGAACGGCCCGGTGCCTGCGACGATCGCAGGCGGTGCGCTGGTGGCGCCTGCGGTAGAGAGCTGCGGGGGCGCGCTGGTGATCGTGGCGCCGATCGCGGGTCTCGAAAAGGGGATGCCGACGGTGCTCGGCGCCTATGTGTCGTCCGACGGTTCGAACTGGACCGGCCCCAATCTGCTGCCGAGCATGTCGCTCTGTTCGGACACCAGCGGCGCGCTCGCCGGAGGGCCGAACGGGACGCTCTATTGCTTCTATGCCGACAGCAACAAGAAGGTGCGCTACTCGGTCACCAGCGATGGCGCGGACTGGAGCGATTCAGGCACGATCGCCGGCGCGTTCACCCAGCGGACGCCCAGCGTGATCCCCTGGCAGGCCGGCTTTCTTGTCGTGCATCCCGGCAAGTCGTCACCGACGGTGTACTGGAACAGCGCGACCTTCGAGTAA
- a CDS encoding SRPBCC family protein — MEIDVARVLGLVTRSVKNFEKDGKAASTVTLTRLYETSVDDLWDAVTSRQRIPRWFLPVEGDLQLGGRYQLKGNAGGTITACTPPTHFAATWEFGGGMSWIDVKLAAERDQARLTLEHTAIIEDHWNQFGPGAVGIGWDLAIAGLERYVATGASVDHETAEAWMGSPAGKEFMTTSGEYWCEAHVASGVDPETAKQRSDRTIAFYRGEMPPDVAHPGTGS; from the coding sequence ATGGAAATCGACGTCGCCAGGGTCTTGGGGCTAGTCACGCGTTCGGTGAAGAATTTCGAGAAGGATGGAAAAGCAGCCAGCACGGTGACGCTGACGCGGCTTTACGAGACCAGCGTCGACGATCTCTGGGATGCAGTGACCAGCCGGCAACGCATTCCGCGCTGGTTCCTGCCGGTCGAGGGAGACCTCCAGCTGGGTGGAAGGTACCAGCTGAAGGGGAACGCGGGCGGCACCATCACGGCATGTACGCCGCCGACGCATTTTGCAGCGACGTGGGAATTCGGCGGCGGGATGAGCTGGATCGACGTCAAGCTGGCAGCAGAACGGGATCAGGCGCGTCTGACGCTGGAGCACACCGCAATCATCGAGGACCATTGGAATCAGTTCGGTCCTGGTGCGGTGGGTATCGGCTGGGATCTCGCCATCGCGGGACTGGAGCGATATGTTGCGACCGGCGCATCGGTCGACCACGAGACGGCCGAGGCTTGGATGGGCTCACCTGCCGGCAAGGAATTCATGACGACAAGCGGTGAATATTGGTGCGAGGCGCATGTCGCAAGCGGGGTCGATCCTGAGACGGCGAAGCAGCGCTCCGACCGCACCATCGCCTTCTATCGCGGCGAGATGCCGCCTGACGTCGCACATCCGGGCACAGGAAGCTGA
- a CDS encoding L-dopachrome tautomerase-related protein, producing MTYGILSRGREACAALCVIIIFILASSTAMAKPANKLHPEFGSNALIANGVTTSSSGRRFVVVQPQKPGQPEIAEITAGNVRPYPDAAWNGWRERQDGERAFVGANSLRIGPDGALWIVDRGAPGIGKPLVKGGPKLVRIDLATNRVTRVYDLASAAQGASFVDDVRFNGGIAYLTDAGRPALIVLDLSTGQTRRVLENHASTVAARPLVAEGRQLLDSDGRPVVVHADQLEVSSDGLWLYYQPCSGPMYRIATRFLDDPSLDEATLSGHVERFADTPSTGGTAIDAAGTIYVSDTDRSRILKVSATGEISTLIADPRLAWVDAMWIDDEGKLWMPAAQLNRTPGLNHGKDAVRWPITLYSIAVGAKPVRR from the coding sequence GTGACGTACGGAATTTTATCGCGCGGCCGAGAGGCATGCGCCGCGCTGTGCGTGATCATCATTTTCATTCTCGCGAGTTCGACCGCGATGGCGAAGCCAGCAAATAAGCTTCACCCCGAATTCGGTTCGAATGCGTTGATCGCGAACGGCGTTACAACGTCCTCTAGTGGCCGGCGCTTCGTCGTCGTTCAACCGCAAAAGCCAGGTCAGCCCGAGATCGCTGAAATCACAGCCGGCAATGTCCGGCCTTATCCGGATGCCGCCTGGAACGGTTGGCGCGAGCGGCAGGACGGAGAGCGCGCATTCGTTGGCGCAAACTCTCTGCGCATCGGTCCCGATGGCGCCTTGTGGATTGTCGATCGCGGCGCGCCGGGGATCGGCAAGCCACTGGTCAAGGGCGGTCCAAAGCTTGTCCGCATTGACCTCGCCACCAATCGGGTGACGCGGGTCTACGATCTTGCCTCGGCTGCCCAGGGAGCGAGCTTCGTCGACGATGTCCGCTTCAATGGCGGGATCGCCTACCTGACCGATGCGGGCCGCCCGGCGCTCATCGTCCTTGATCTGTCAACTGGACAGACACGTCGTGTTCTGGAGAACCACGCATCTACAGTCGCCGCTCGGCCGCTGGTGGCGGAGGGCCGGCAGTTGCTCGATTCCGACGGAAGGCCGGTCGTGGTGCATGCCGATCAGCTCGAAGTCTCGAGCGACGGGCTCTGGCTTTATTATCAGCCTTGCTCGGGTCCGATGTACCGGATCGCAACGCGCTTTCTGGATGATCCATCGCTCGACGAGGCGACCCTCTCGGGCCACGTCGAGCGATTTGCCGACACCCCCTCGACGGGCGGCACCGCCATCGACGCAGCAGGTACGATCTATGTCAGTGACACCGATCGTTCCCGGATTTTGAAAGTGTCTGCCACCGGCGAGATATCGACCTTGATTGCCGATCCCCGCCTGGCATGGGTGGATGCCATGTGGATCGACGACGAGGGCAAGTTGTGGATGCCGGCCGCGCAGCTCAACCGAACTCCGGGCCTCAATCACGGCAAGGACGCTGTCCGTTGGCCAATCACGCTTTATTCGATTGCCGTCGGAGCGAAGCCCGTCCGCCGATAA